A part of Polynucleobacter sp. MG-Unter2-18 genomic DNA contains:
- a CDS encoding NADH-quinone oxidoreductase subunit M gives MILSFAIWIPIFFGIIILFYGSERPTAGVRWLALFGSVLGFIATLPLIIHFDIANPGMQFVEKMSWIPRYDINYYLGIDGISVWFIVLTAFINILVVIAAWEVIDKKVSQYMASFLILSGLMIGVFAALDALLFYVFFEATLIPMYIIIGVWGGHNRIYAAFKFFLYTLLGSLLTLIAMLYLYNATNTFDILAWHNARLDIVEQILLFFAFFMAFAVKVPMWPLHTWLPDVHVEAPTGGSVVLAAIMLKLGAYGFLRFSLPIAPDASQYLGPFIIFLSLVAVIYVGAVALVQKDMKKLVAYSSVAHMGFVTLGFFLFSPLGIEGGIVQMISHGFVAGAMFLSIGVLYDRMHTRQIADYGGVVHRMPAFTAFAVLMAMANCGLPATSGFVGEFMVILAAVDYDFVIGILAATALILSAAYSLWMVKRVFFGAITNQHVEELKDLNAREYFMMAVLSICVIGMGVYPKPFTDIIHPAVINLLQHVAVSKL, from the coding sequence ATGATTCTTTCTTTCGCCATCTGGATCCCGATTTTCTTCGGCATCATTATTTTGTTCTACGGTTCAGAGAGGCCTACAGCTGGTGTTCGCTGGTTAGCCCTCTTTGGTTCTGTGCTGGGCTTTATTGCAACGCTGCCATTGATTATTCATTTTGATATTGCCAATCCTGGCATGCAATTTGTTGAGAAGATGAGCTGGATTCCGCGTTACGACATTAACTACTATTTGGGTATCGACGGAATATCGGTTTGGTTTATTGTTTTGACAGCTTTTATCAACATCCTCGTAGTGATTGCTGCTTGGGAAGTAATTGATAAGAAAGTTTCGCAATACATGGCCTCCTTCCTAATCCTATCTGGATTAATGATTGGAGTGTTCGCAGCTCTAGATGCTTTGTTGTTCTATGTATTCTTCGAGGCAACCCTCATCCCGATGTACATCATCATCGGTGTATGGGGTGGCCATAACCGCATCTATGCGGCGTTTAAGTTCTTCTTGTACACCTTGCTTGGCTCTCTGCTGACTTTGATTGCCATGCTGTACTTGTATAACGCAACAAATACTTTTGATATCTTGGCTTGGCATAACGCTCGTCTAGATATCGTTGAGCAAATCCTCCTGTTCTTTGCTTTCTTCATGGCTTTTGCTGTTAAGGTACCAATGTGGCCATTACATACTTGGTTGCCAGACGTTCACGTTGAGGCTCCCACTGGCGGATCTGTTGTGTTGGCTGCGATCATGTTGAAGCTAGGTGCCTATGGCTTCTTGCGTTTCTCATTGCCAATTGCTCCAGATGCAAGTCAGTACCTTGGCCCATTCATCATCTTCTTATCTTTAGTCGCTGTAATCTATGTTGGTGCAGTAGCGCTAGTTCAAAAAGATATGAAAAAGCTGGTGGCCTATTCATCAGTAGCGCATATGGGTTTTGTAACGCTTGGTTTCTTCCTCTTTAGCCCTCTGGGTATTGAGGGCGGTATTGTGCAGATGATTTCTCATGGCTTTGTTGCTGGTGCGATGTTCCTTTCCATTGGCGTGCTGTATGACCGCATGCATACTCGTCAAATTGCAGATTACGGCGGCGTCGTGCACCGGATGCCTGCCTTCACAGCCTTTGCAGTGTTGATGGCAATGGCGAACTGCGGCTTACCTGCTACCTCTGGATTCGTTGGTGAGTTCATGGTGATTTTGGCTGCTGTGGATTATGACTTTGTTATTGGCATCTTGGCAGCGACTGCTTTGATTTTGAGCGCCGCTTATTCCCTATGGATGGTCAAGCGTGTATTCTTTGGCGCGATTACCAATCAGCATGTTGAGGAATTAAAAGACCTCAATGCGCGCGAGTATTTCATGATGGCAGTGCTATCTATCTGCGTGATCGGTATGGGTGTTTATCCAAAGCCTTTTACCGACATCATTCATCCAGCTGTGATTAATCTGCTGCAGCATGTTGCTGTTAGCAAACTCTGA
- a CDS encoding NADH-quinone oxidoreductase subunit J, which yields MTFDTSTLFAAFFYAFAGLLVLSALRVITARNPVHAALFLVLAFFCASGLWMLLKAEFLSLALILVYVGAVMVLFLFVVMMLDLDLEHLRRDFKKFLPVAFLMGAVIVLELSIVLIRSFIGTSTPVQPMLEEMATSNTQALGMLIFVDYVYAFEVAGVILLVAIIAAVALTLRNRKDSKAQNIHEQVNVNSSDRMRIVKMDSDMAAKQDSRGEKK from the coding sequence ATGACATTCGATACTTCTACATTATTTGCAGCATTCTTTTACGCTTTCGCTGGCCTCTTAGTGCTCTCAGCATTGCGTGTGATTACCGCGCGCAATCCAGTTCATGCCGCACTCTTTTTGGTCCTCGCTTTTTTCTGCGCCTCTGGACTGTGGATGCTACTCAAAGCGGAGTTCCTGAGCTTAGCTTTAATTCTGGTTTACGTTGGCGCTGTGATGGTACTCTTCTTGTTCGTGGTCATGATGCTCGATCTGGATCTTGAGCATTTACGTCGCGATTTCAAGAAATTCCTCCCCGTGGCTTTTTTAATGGGTGCGGTCATCGTACTAGAGCTATCTATTGTCTTGATTCGCAGCTTTATCGGTACCAGTACCCCAGTACAGCCAATGCTTGAAGAAATGGCTACTAGCAATACACAAGCTTTAGGCATGCTGATTTTCGTTGACTATGTCTATGCCTTCGAGGTTGCTGGTGTCATTCTGTTGGTGGCCATTATTGCTGCCGTCGCATTGACCTTACGTAATCGTAAGGATTCGAAAGCCCAAAATATTCATGAGCAGGTAAACGTGAATTCTTCTGATCGTATGCGCATTGTCAAGATGGATTCTGATATGGCCGCAAAGCAAGACTCGCGTGGGGAGAAGAAATGA
- the nuoH gene encoding NADH-quinone oxidoreductase subunit NuoH → MDNFLNLVTTQGEAIFGSLWPLVWALVRIVIIVLPMFAAVAYMTLWERKLIGWMHIRLGPNRVGPLGLLQPIADALKLLMKEIISPTQASKVLYFIAPVMVIMPAFAAWAVIPFQAKMVLADVNAGLLYVLAISSIGVYGVILAGWSSNSKYPFLGAMRASAQMISYEIAMGFALVTVLLTSGSLNLSAIVASQEQGYFASMGLNFLSWNWLPLLPMFVIYFISGVAETNRHPFDVVEGESEIVAGHMVEYSGMAFAMFFLAEYANMILIAALASTMFLGGWLPIVDLPILRDIPGFFWLFAKTFFLLSCVIWLRATLPRYRYDQIMRLGWKIFIPISVFWVVVVGAWVVSPLNIWK, encoded by the coding sequence ATGGATAATTTCTTGAACCTCGTTACCACCCAAGGTGAAGCAATATTTGGCTCTCTTTGGCCGCTCGTTTGGGCTTTGGTACGTATTGTGATTATTGTGTTGCCGATGTTTGCTGCCGTTGCTTATATGACTCTTTGGGAGCGTAAGTTAATTGGCTGGATGCATATCCGCCTTGGACCAAACCGCGTTGGTCCGTTGGGATTACTGCAGCCGATTGCCGATGCTTTGAAGCTCTTGATGAAGGAGATTATTTCTCCAACACAAGCAAGTAAGGTCCTGTATTTCATTGCACCAGTGATGGTGATCATGCCAGCTTTTGCCGCTTGGGCTGTCATTCCCTTCCAAGCCAAAATGGTCTTAGCTGACGTGAACGCTGGATTGCTGTATGTGCTGGCCATTTCATCTATTGGTGTTTATGGAGTGATCTTGGCGGGCTGGTCATCCAACTCTAAGTATCCATTCCTTGGCGCCATGCGCGCTTCTGCCCAAATGATTTCTTATGAAATTGCCATGGGCTTTGCTTTGGTTACGGTGTTGTTGACCTCCGGCTCTTTAAATCTGAGCGCAATTGTTGCTTCACAAGAGCAGGGCTACTTCGCTAGCATGGGCTTGAACTTCCTTTCTTGGAACTGGTTGCCATTGCTGCCAATGTTTGTGATTTATTTCATCTCTGGTGTTGCCGAAACTAACCGTCATCCATTTGACGTGGTTGAAGGTGAGTCTGAGATTGTTGCGGGTCACATGGTTGAGTACTCGGGTATGGCGTTTGCGATGTTCTTTTTGGCTGAATACGCCAATATGATTTTGATCGCTGCTCTAGCATCCACCATGTTCTTGGGTGGATGGTTACCAATTGTAGATTTGCCAATCCTTCGCGATATTCCCGGCTTCTTCTGGCTATTTGCTAAAACCTTCTTCCTTTTGTCCTGTGTCATCTGGTTGCGCGCCACGTTACCACGCTATCGCTATGACCAGATTATGCGTTTGGGTTGGAAGATCTTTATCCCCATCTCCGTATTCTGGGTAGTTGTCGTTGGCGCATGGGTTGTATCTCCATTGAATATTTGGAAATAA
- a CDS encoding transporter substrate-binding domain-containing protein, whose amino-acid sequence MKRFFLALFAAVLALTIVACSKSSDTKEIKVAVSPASPPMLFDDKGQIVGVDMDIFQGFCQSRGCTLKVTPYDWAGMLGAVSSGQADVAFSGISITDKRKEVMDFSQPYYDNAWHLVSMKNKNIQITDLNQLKKYSIGYPRGMAYDDLIKNELEPKGYYSLSKVKLYPSYAEVITDLQNGNLDLAFIEEPVFLNYENKLQLPIQSSYEFKGFDKLGFAFAKGSKLRDDFDKYLNELGPEKIKAILDKWMK is encoded by the coding sequence ATGAAACGCTTTTTTCTAGCATTGTTTGCTGCTGTTCTAGCGCTCACCATTGTGGCTTGTTCCAAGTCCTCAGACACTAAAGAAATTAAGGTTGCCGTTTCTCCTGCATCTCCTCCTATGTTATTTGATGACAAAGGGCAGATCGTTGGCGTTGACATGGATATCTTCCAGGGATTCTGTCAGTCACGTGGATGTACTTTAAAAGTAACACCATATGATTGGGCAGGAATGTTGGGTGCCGTCTCTAGCGGTCAGGCTGATGTGGCTTTCTCAGGAATTTCTATTACTGACAAACGTAAGGAGGTGATGGATTTTTCTCAGCCTTACTATGACAATGCCTGGCATCTTGTCAGCATGAAGAATAAAAATATTCAGATTACTGATTTGAACCAACTCAAGAAATACTCCATTGGCTATCCACGTGGCATGGCCTACGATGACCTGATTAAGAATGAGCTAGAGCCTAAAGGCTACTATTCACTCAGCAAGGTGAAACTCTATCCCTCGTACGCAGAAGTGATTACCGATTTGCAGAATGGTAATCTGGATTTAGCCTTTATTGAGGAGCCAGTATTTCTAAATTACGAAAATAAACTGCAGCTACCGATTCAGAGTAGCTACGAATTCAAGGGTTTTGATAAGCTAGGCTTTGCTTTTGCTAAAGGTTCTAAGCTGCGCGATGATTTTGATAAATACCTCAATGAACTTGGCCCAGAAAAAATCAAAGCCATTTTAGATAAGTGGATGAAATAA
- a CDS encoding NUDIX domain-containing protein yields the protein MTEKSFKDLPIGDAHLREERLSGEDIYGGIFLNMKRDQVSLPDGNQAVREYLTHPGAVAILAILDDGRVLMERQYRYPIAKACIEIPAGKLEVGEDRLLCAQRELEEETGYSASQWSFIRRIHPVISYSTEFIDIYLAEGLVSGKSHLDDEEFLDVFAAPLEQLLEWVEQGEITDVKTTIATYWLDRYRRGLASPKAISG from the coding sequence ATGACTGAAAAATCATTTAAAGACCTGCCAATCGGTGATGCCCATTTGAGGGAAGAGCGCTTATCTGGTGAAGATATTTATGGCGGCATCTTTTTGAACATGAAGCGCGATCAAGTCAGCCTACCAGATGGAAATCAGGCTGTACGTGAATATCTTACACACCCTGGTGCAGTCGCTATTCTGGCAATCTTAGATGATGGCAGGGTGTTGATGGAGCGCCAATATCGCTATCCCATTGCAAAGGCCTGTATTGAGATTCCTGCGGGTAAGCTGGAAGTTGGTGAGGATCGATTGCTTTGCGCCCAACGCGAGCTTGAAGAGGAGACGGGCTACTCTGCAAGTCAGTGGAGTTTTATTCGCCGTATCCATCCCGTGATTTCTTATTCGACAGAATTTATTGACATCTATCTCGCTGAGGGTTTAGTGTCCGGCAAAAGCCACTTAGATGATGAAGAGTTTTTAGACGTATTTGCCGCCCCTCTAGAGCAATTATTAGAGTGGGTAGAGCAGGGAGAGATTACCGACGTGAAGACAACCATTGCGACCTATTGGTTGGATCGCTATCGTCGTGGTTTAGCAAGTCCTAAGGCAATCTCGGGGTAA
- the nuoI gene encoding NADH-quinone oxidoreductase subunit NuoI produces the protein MFKKISQFLDSLMLKDILVGMSITGRYLFKPKITIQYPEEKTPQSVRFRGLHALRRYENGEERCIGCKLCEAVCPAYAITIETAERDDGTRRTSRYDIDLTKCIFCGFCEEACPVDAIVETNIFEYFGEKRGDLYFTKDMLLAVGDRYEKDIAANRAADAPYR, from the coding sequence ATGTTTAAGAAAATTTCCCAATTCCTCGATAGTTTGATGCTGAAAGATATTTTGGTCGGTATGTCGATTACCGGTCGCTATCTTTTCAAACCTAAAATTACGATTCAATACCCTGAAGAGAAGACACCTCAGTCTGTTCGCTTCCGTGGTTTACATGCTTTACGCCGTTATGAGAATGGTGAAGAGCGTTGTATTGGTTGCAAATTGTGTGAAGCGGTTTGTCCTGCTTACGCAATCACGATCGAAACAGCTGAGCGTGATGACGGTACGCGTCGTACCAGTCGCTACGACATTGATTTAACTAAGTGTATTTTTTGTGGCTTCTGTGAAGAGGCTTGTCCGGTTGACGCTATTGTGGAAACGAATATTTTTGAGTATTTCGGTGAGAAACGTGGCGACTTGTATTTCACCAAAGACATGCTCTTGGCAGTAGGCGATAGGTATGAAAAAGATATTGCCGCTAACCGCGCAGCTGATGCGCCTTATCGTTAA
- the nuoN gene encoding NADH-quinone oxidoreductase subunit NuoN gives MQAFDLYAVLPELVLLVVACLLLVASVYVPERQPATPGVEQDIFHTPRGVGFVYFFTIILLVYLIFAFIARIGDVSIVAMNGLFQSDPISNLLKACSCAAVLMSLVYSKQYLTDRALFRPDFIVLVLLALLGQFVLISGANLLTLYLGLELMALPTYALVAMRHSNEKSVEAGIKYFILGALASGFLLYGMSMLYGVTGSLDLIEIFRTVADPRVNHLVMAFGLVFIVSGLAFKLGVVPFHMWVPDVYQGAPTAVTLMIAAAPKLAAFALLFRLLVNTLLPLMGDWQPMLVILAVLSLVVGNVTAIAQTNIKRMLAYSAIAQMGFVLLGMLSVFDDHAFSASMFYVITYVLTTLGSFGLIMMLSRKGHDCETIDDLKGLNKRHPWFAFIGLVMMFSLAGIPPTVGFAAKLGVLEALVDGEHTFLAVIAVIASLIGAFYYLRVVKVMYFDEPKEEHAGEISGSGFARGLLSLNAILVLALGILPASLMAICLDTMRRTLLGS, from the coding sequence ATGCAAGCATTTGACCTATACGCCGTCCTGCCAGAACTTGTTTTACTGGTAGTCGCCTGCCTGTTGTTGGTAGCGAGTGTTTATGTACCTGAGCGTCAGCCAGCAACCCCGGGAGTGGAGCAGGATATATTCCATACGCCACGTGGTGTTGGTTTTGTTTACTTTTTCACCATCATCTTGTTGGTGTATTTGATTTTTGCATTTATAGCTCGCATAGGGGATGTATCCATCGTAGCTATGAACGGCTTATTTCAGTCGGACCCCATCTCAAACCTCCTGAAAGCGTGTTCTTGTGCTGCAGTATTGATGAGCTTAGTGTATTCAAAGCAATATCTGACTGATCGCGCATTGTTCCGACCTGACTTTATTGTTTTGGTTTTGCTAGCATTATTAGGTCAATTTGTATTAATTTCCGGTGCAAACTTACTCACACTTTATCTAGGTCTTGAGCTGATGGCTTTGCCAACTTATGCTTTGGTTGCGATGCGTCACAGCAACGAGAAGAGTGTTGAGGCAGGCATTAAGTACTTCATCCTTGGAGCTCTGGCATCTGGTTTCTTGCTTTACGGCATGTCTATGTTGTATGGCGTAACTGGTTCGCTCGATTTAATTGAGATCTTTAGAACTGTTGCGGATCCTCGTGTGAATCATTTGGTTATGGCCTTCGGCTTGGTGTTTATTGTTTCTGGCTTGGCCTTTAAGTTAGGGGTTGTGCCGTTTCATATGTGGGTTCCTGATGTGTACCAAGGCGCCCCGACAGCAGTAACTTTAATGATTGCAGCTGCACCCAAGTTAGCTGCCTTTGCCCTGCTATTTAGACTCTTGGTAAATACTCTTTTGCCACTGATGGGTGATTGGCAGCCAATGCTAGTGATCCTTGCTGTTCTATCCCTAGTGGTTGGAAACGTCACCGCCATTGCGCAAACCAATATCAAGCGGATGCTAGCTTACTCTGCGATTGCGCAAATGGGCTTTGTGTTGCTGGGTATGTTATCCGTTTTTGATGATCATGCATTTAGCGCGTCAATGTTCTATGTGATTACCTATGTATTGACTACCTTAGGTAGTTTCGGCCTCATCATGATGTTGTCACGCAAAGGTCATGATTGCGAAACCATTGATGACCTCAAGGGGCTAAATAAGCGCCATCCTTGGTTTGCCTTTATTGGCTTGGTGATGATGTTCTCTTTAGCTGGTATTCCGCCAACAGTAGGCTTTGCTGCCAAACTTGGCGTACTTGAAGCTTTGGTTGATGGTGAGCATACCTTCTTGGCAGTTATTGCGGTGATCGCATCCTTGATTGGTGCTTTCTATTACTTGCGAGTTGTTAAGGTGATGTACTTTGATGAGCCAAAAGAAGAGCATGCTGGTGAGATTTCTGGATCTGGCTTTGCTCGTGGATTATTGAGCTTGAATGCAATATTGGTTTTAGCCTTAGGAATCCTCCCAGCTAGCCTAATGGCTATTTGCTTAGATACTATGCGCCGCACCCTATTAGGCTCCTAA
- the nuoL gene encoding NADH-quinone oxidoreductase subunit L, with protein sequence MQLTLTLPVLCAIPLAPLFGSVIAGFFGTKLGGNRIGNGACQFVTILGVMVAFVLSCFVLVQVMDGFYFNGTVYRWMQLGELNLDIGFLIDPLTATMMCVVTFVSLMVHIYTIGYMKGEEGYNRFFSYISLFTFAMLMLVMSNNLLQLFFGWEAVGVVSYLLIGFYYERQSAVFANMKAFLVNRVGDFGFILGIGLLLASTGSMNYDVIFAQNTALAAQTLPGTGWNLVTVACICLFIGAMGKSAQFPLHVWLPDSMEGPTPISALIHAATMVTAGIFMVSRMSPLFELSDAALSFILVIGSITALFMGFLGIVQNDIKRVVAYSTLSQLGYMTVALGVSAYPIAIFHLMTHAFFKALLFLAAGSVILGMHHEQDMRKMGGLWKYMPITCLMMLLGNLALIGTPFFSGFYSKDSIIEAVAASHIPGAGFAYFAVMASVFVTALYSFRLYFYVFHGKARWGHEDAHAHDHHHDHAEQGDDHAHHGLAPGQKPHESPFVVTLPLILLAIPSVIIGYFTITPLLFGTFFGDSIFVDIGKHPAMKELAEEFHGPIAMAMHSFTSPVLLLVVLGVLTAAIGYLWAPKLPGVVAQAFAPIKKLMDNKYYLDDLNQAVFAKGLLWIGGVLWHRGDKQAIDGFLVNGSAHAVGRFSTVIRHLQSGYLYHYAFAMIAGLAVLLAWVLYAYLPFVR encoded by the coding sequence ATGCAATTGACCCTAACTCTTCCTGTTCTCTGCGCAATTCCGCTGGCGCCATTATTTGGCTCTGTTATTGCGGGATTCTTTGGTACCAAACTAGGCGGTAACCGTATCGGTAATGGTGCTTGTCAGTTCGTTACCATTTTGGGTGTGATGGTTGCCTTTGTTCTGTCTTGTTTTGTTCTTGTACAGGTCATGGATGGTTTCTATTTCAATGGCACCGTGTATCGCTGGATGCAATTAGGGGAACTCAATTTAGACATTGGCTTCTTGATTGATCCACTGACAGCCACCATGATGTGTGTTGTGACTTTTGTCTCCTTAATGGTTCATATTTACACCATTGGTTATATGAAGGGTGAGGAGGGTTACAACCGTTTCTTCTCTTACATTTCACTCTTTACCTTTGCTATGTTGATGCTGGTAATGAGTAACAACCTCTTGCAGCTCTTTTTCGGTTGGGAAGCAGTGGGTGTGGTTTCTTACTTGTTGATTGGCTTTTACTATGAGCGTCAATCGGCTGTATTTGCCAATATGAAAGCTTTCTTGGTCAACCGTGTTGGTGACTTTGGTTTCATTCTCGGTATTGGCTTGTTGCTAGCTAGCACTGGTTCCATGAACTACGACGTGATCTTTGCTCAGAACACCGCTTTAGCTGCACAAACATTACCGGGTACTGGCTGGAACTTGGTCACTGTAGCCTGTATCTGCCTCTTCATTGGTGCAATGGGTAAATCAGCTCAATTCCCATTGCACGTTTGGTTGCCAGACTCTATGGAAGGCCCAACCCCAATTTCTGCATTGATTCATGCTGCAACCATGGTGACTGCCGGTATCTTCATGGTGTCACGCATGTCACCTCTATTTGAGTTATCTGATGCGGCATTGAGCTTTATCTTAGTGATTGGTTCGATTACTGCGCTCTTTATGGGATTCTTAGGCATAGTCCAGAACGATATCAAGAGGGTGGTCGCTTATTCAACACTGTCTCAGTTGGGCTATATGACTGTCGCTTTGGGTGTATCTGCTTATCCAATCGCCATTTTCCATCTGATGACCCATGCATTTTTTAAGGCACTGTTATTCCTTGCTGCGGGTAGCGTGATTCTAGGCATGCATCATGAGCAAGATATGCGCAAGATGGGTGGCCTCTGGAAGTACATGCCAATCACTTGTCTCATGATGTTGTTAGGCAATTTAGCATTGATTGGTACGCCATTCTTCTCGGGTTTCTATTCAAAAGATTCGATCATTGAAGCGGTAGCCGCCAGCCATATTCCTGGCGCTGGTTTTGCTTACTTTGCAGTGATGGCCAGCGTCTTTGTAACTGCCCTGTACTCATTCCGTTTGTATTTCTATGTGTTCCACGGTAAAGCTCGTTGGGGTCATGAAGACGCTCATGCCCACGATCACCACCATGATCACGCAGAGCAGGGGGATGATCACGCACACCACGGTTTAGCTCCCGGTCAAAAACCACATGAGTCGCCTTTCGTTGTTACTTTGCCACTGATCTTGCTGGCGATTCCATCAGTCATCATTGGTTACTTCACGATTACGCCTTTATTGTTTGGCACTTTCTTTGGTGACTCTATCTTTGTTGATATTGGTAAGCATCCTGCCATGAAAGAGCTTGCCGAAGAGTTCCATGGTCCGATTGCGATGGCAATGCACTCATTTACTTCACCAGTATTGCTATTGGTTGTTCTCGGCGTGTTGACTGCAGCGATTGGCTACCTCTGGGCTCCAAAGTTGCCTGGTGTAGTGGCTCAAGCATTTGCACCAATCAAGAAGTTGATGGACAACAAATATTATCTCGATGATTTAAATCAAGCGGTATTTGCTAAAGGGTTGTTATGGATCGGCGGTGTCTTGTGGCATCGCGGTGATAAGCAGGCCATTGACGGTTTCTTGGTTAATGGTAGTGCGCATGCAGTAGGGCGCTTCTCCACAGTTATCCGCCATTTGCAATCCGGTTATCTCTATCACTATGCCTTCGCAATGATTGCGGGCTTGGCGGTATTGTTGGCTTGGGTTTTATACGCTTACCTGCCTTTTGTTCGCTAG
- a CDS encoding DUF1178 family protein — MKVYNLACPLSHRFEGWFASEEDCLAQQDKGMLACPICDSTEISRMPSAPHIAKTGSSKEAPTSTELTVASSAETDHAGVSGTLSGDVLALTGNDHSQLEAQVQAAFLKGMRELMGKSEDVGSSFAEEARKIHYKESPERSIRGQTTLDEAEALRDEGIEVLAMPIMPAFKNTLQ; from the coding sequence ATGAAAGTTTATAACCTAGCTTGCCCCCTGTCTCATCGCTTTGAGGGATGGTTTGCCTCTGAGGAGGATTGCCTTGCTCAGCAAGACAAGGGGATGCTGGCGTGCCCTATTTGCGATAGTACAGAAATTTCCCGGATGCCATCGGCTCCACATATTGCTAAAACAGGGTCTAGTAAAGAGGCCCCGACTTCAACTGAACTAACCGTCGCAAGCTCAGCCGAAACTGATCATGCCGGTGTCAGCGGCACATTGAGTGGTGATGTCCTTGCTTTGACTGGTAACGATCATTCTCAGTTAGAGGCACAGGTACAGGCAGCCTTTTTAAAGGGCATGCGCGAATTAATGGGTAAATCTGAAGATGTGGGAAGCTCTTTTGCAGAAGAGGCTAGAAAGATTCATTACAAAGAGTCACCCGAGCGCAGTATTCGTGGTCAAACCACTCTTGACGAAGCTGAGGCGTTGCGCGATGAGGGGATTGAGGTGTTGGCAATGCCTATCATGCCCGCCTTCAAAAACACCTTGCAATAG
- a CDS encoding amino acid ABC transporter permease, with protein sequence MTFLDILTQLAQGISYTVLVTLVCSTTGSVVGLFLASLRRLDISWLTLLIDCYTYVFRGVPVLVLLFMVYFGLPGIGFKVPPLMAMALSLGLVASAYLVEVFRGAFNSVDPAEVIAAQAMGMTRTQVLRFIELPQMLRFSVPGMVNEFTSVLKYSPFAYTVGIPEITKQAMTLTSTTLRGIEVYLAVGILYFVIYRICLVGVQLLSKRFQIPGMTPA encoded by the coding sequence GTGACCTTTCTGGATATTCTTACCCAGTTAGCCCAGGGCATTTCTTATACAGTTCTAGTTACTCTCGTCTGCTCAACAACGGGCTCAGTGGTCGGCTTATTTTTAGCAAGCCTTCGCCGTCTCGATATTTCCTGGCTCACTCTGTTGATTGACTGCTATACCTATGTCTTTAGAGGTGTACCCGTTTTGGTCTTGCTATTTATGGTGTACTTTGGCTTACCAGGGATTGGCTTTAAGGTTCCACCTTTGATGGCGATGGCGCTCAGTTTAGGCCTGGTAGCATCTGCCTATTTGGTTGAAGTATTTCGAGGGGCATTTAACTCAGTAGATCCAGCTGAGGTTATTGCGGCTCAGGCCATGGGAATGACTCGTACCCAGGTGCTAAGATTTATTGAGTTACCGCAGATGCTACGATTTTCAGTGCCAGGCATGGTCAATGAGTTCACTTCAGTACTCAAATATTCTCCATTTGCCTATACGGTGGGGATTCCGGAGATTACCAAGCAAGCTATGACACTCACTTCAACCACCTTACGTGGCATAGAGGTCTATCTGGCTGTGGGCATTTTATATTTCGTGATTTACCGAATTTGCTTGGTCGGTGTTCAGCTTCTGAGTAAGCGTTTCCAAATTCCAGGGATGACTCCAGCATGA
- the nuoK gene encoding NADH-quinone oxidoreductase subunit NuoK, which produces MTITLAHYLVLGAILFATSVIGIFLNRKNIIVLLMAIELMLLSVNMNFVAFSHYLGDMAGQVFVFFILTVAAAEAAIGLAILVVLFRKVDTINAEDLDHLKG; this is translated from the coding sequence ATGACCATTACCCTGGCTCACTATTTAGTACTCGGCGCAATTTTGTTTGCGACCAGCGTGATTGGTATTTTCTTAAACCGTAAGAACATCATTGTGCTGTTAATGGCAATTGAATTGATGCTCCTCTCAGTAAACATGAACTTTGTAGCCTTCTCTCATTATTTGGGTGATATGGCTGGTCAAGTATTCGTATTCTTTATTTTGACTGTGGCTGCTGCTGAGGCGGCAATCGGTTTGGCAATTTTGGTCGTTCTCTTCCGTAAGGTAGACACCATCAATGCTGAAGACCTTGACCACCTAAAAGGCTAG